The Sorangiineae bacterium MSr11367 genome window below encodes:
- a CDS encoding type VI secretion system baseplate subunit TssK yields the protein MIPRKPFWPPTLSVKPVHLQASDTYAEALCARGFRRLAPDAYGVAHMDYDEGALARGDLVIRRLDVVFPSGLEAWLDEDLPPLEANVATRLHELSSSVLVYLGVPRLVLDGPNMSKDDARARSTRYVGDLEAKIPWMRPKLEVLFQGDALDRYEVLPIGRIEQVGYSYRFSDGVWPIVSHARACAPLVAEIGRVLAALEQRRHELVAARKEQPFHLTTSISAPGLNLFVLVNRHLAALQVLSKRHASRPYDIYRRLRTLYLALVAFGHEWERPPAYEHDKLADVMPWLSTRIVRLLDAVGRDQLTRLSFERGDYADMFSLSFRREDLVGKRPVLVATCDDDAFLERLPRVMKMAAPFALQECMRLALRGVRLELDVDPPPQLPQGPRIASYRIWERERATGREPDLRPYWQDILACRTVSVYVPGAPPSLKLFLYGIDREIW from the coding sequence ATGATACCGCGCAAGCCCTTCTGGCCGCCGACGCTCAGCGTCAAGCCGGTGCATCTGCAGGCCTCCGATACCTACGCGGAAGCGCTCTGCGCGCGCGGCTTTCGCCGGCTCGCGCCCGATGCCTACGGCGTCGCGCACATGGACTACGACGAGGGGGCACTCGCCCGGGGCGATCTGGTCATCCGCCGCCTGGACGTGGTGTTTCCGAGTGGCCTCGAAGCGTGGCTGGACGAAGATTTGCCGCCGCTCGAAGCCAATGTTGCCACCCGACTCCACGAGCTGTCGTCGTCCGTACTCGTCTATCTGGGGGTACCGCGGCTCGTGTTGGACGGGCCGAACATGAGCAAGGACGACGCACGCGCGCGGTCCACGCGCTACGTGGGCGATCTGGAGGCGAAAATCCCTTGGATGCGTCCCAAGCTCGAGGTGCTCTTCCAAGGGGACGCGCTGGATCGGTACGAAGTGCTTCCGATCGGCCGCATCGAGCAGGTCGGCTACTCGTACCGCTTTTCGGATGGCGTGTGGCCCATCGTGTCGCACGCCCGGGCATGTGCGCCGCTCGTCGCGGAGATCGGTCGCGTGCTCGCCGCGCTCGAGCAGCGACGTCACGAGCTCGTCGCGGCGCGCAAGGAGCAGCCGTTTCATCTCACCACCTCGATTTCGGCCCCCGGCTTGAACCTTTTCGTGCTGGTCAACCGCCACCTCGCGGCGTTGCAGGTTCTCTCGAAGCGCCACGCGTCGCGGCCGTATGACATTTACCGGCGCTTGCGAACCCTTTACCTCGCGCTCGTGGCCTTCGGGCACGAATGGGAGCGCCCTCCCGCGTACGAGCACGACAAGCTCGCCGATGTGATGCCCTGGCTCTCGACGCGCATCGTGCGCCTGCTCGACGCGGTGGGACGCGATCAGCTGACGAGGCTGTCGTTCGAGCGCGGCGACTACGCCGACATGTTCTCTCTCTCGTTCCGGCGCGAAGATCTCGTTGGCAAGCGCCCGGTGCTCGTCGCCACCTGCGACGACGATGCCTTTCTCGAGCGCCTTCCGCGCGTGATGAAAATGGCTGCGCCGTTTGCGTTGCAGGAGTGCATGCGCCTCGCGCTCCGCGGCGTGCGGCTCGAGCTCGACGTCGATCCGCCGCCGCAGCTCCCGCAGGGTCCGCGCATTGCCAGCTACCGCATCTGGGAGCGCGAGCGCGCAACCGGGCGAGAGCCGGACCTTCGCCCTTATTGGCAAGATATCCTGGCCTGCCGGACCGTGAGCGTCTACGTGCCGGGCGCACCGCCAAGTCTTAAGCTCTTTTTGTATGGCATCGACCGGGAAATCTGGTGA
- a CDS encoding chitobiase/beta-hexosaminidase C-terminal domain-containing protein encodes MTRLALAKALLGLTATLMMVANLLGCSGDAGVTIPPLPDDAGPPLDARPDAPPDATPSQTAAATPEFHPAPGTFDAPQSITLRTDTAGASIHYTLDGSPPDSKSPVYTSPISLAKTATLKAIARKTGFDDSAVRSGTYVIDIPPGVVEPAQLEPNSGDYPNDVEVHLTSATADATFCYTLDGAQPGCTEEARCASSSEAAAGTVLVSKSGQKLRAIACKKGMLASSVTQADYTLSAAAPVFDPMPGSYDPHNPRSIALASDTRGSVIHYSVNGSEPPSCSSPDTVPENGALPILTADAIIQAVTCKQNYATSAVVSATYLGAKCVGDFNILSVPGLQELARCEEITGNLTIGVSGLLTDLAPLAHLRSVNGNLTLQGNGALTSLHGLEALAVVGGEMIVASNAALTRIDELVALQSVGVRLMIWRNEALTELVGPNKLTKIGSLSIAGNPNLQHVGGFSQLAEIGGNFVVSTNAALISLDDMPALTKVVGNVGFSFNRALETQSGFTRMHEVGGNFTIDGNEALKGFSAFSQLTTIRGTLQVSNNPVLQSLPGFGGLTAAGGLTIRQNLAMTEIGGLDALESGSTEIEIASNPKLVRLNGLRRIPSATHIRLIDNAAMEKLEAFTALTQTSGDVSIVGCLGLKDLTGLEALGKIGGNLLLNADHSLTNLDALAQFVTLAGSLTITLNETLPTCQADRVYERLRAHGYGSTPDIRDNHGTGTCD; translated from the coding sequence ATGACGAGGCTTGCTCTGGCGAAGGCCCTTCTCGGCCTGACCGCCACGTTGATGATGGTCGCCAATCTTTTGGGATGCAGCGGCGACGCCGGAGTGACCATCCCGCCGTTGCCCGACGATGCGGGCCCCCCGCTGGACGCTCGCCCGGACGCCCCTCCCGATGCGACACCGTCGCAGACGGCGGCGGCCACACCCGAGTTCCATCCCGCGCCGGGAACATTCGACGCGCCCCAGAGCATCACCCTGCGGACGGACACCGCCGGAGCCTCGATTCACTATACGCTGGATGGCAGCCCGCCCGATTCGAAGTCGCCGGTTTACACGTCGCCGATCAGCCTTGCCAAGACGGCGACCCTCAAGGCCATCGCCCGCAAAACGGGTTTCGACGATTCCGCCGTTCGCTCGGGAACCTATGTCATCGACATTCCGCCCGGCGTCGTCGAACCGGCTCAATTGGAGCCCAATTCGGGCGATTACCCCAACGACGTCGAGGTGCACCTCACGAGCGCCACGGCCGATGCCACCTTCTGTTACACGCTCGATGGCGCGCAGCCCGGGTGCACGGAAGAAGCCCGCTGCGCGAGTAGCTCCGAGGCCGCCGCGGGGACCGTGCTCGTCTCGAAGAGTGGCCAGAAGCTTCGCGCGATCGCCTGCAAAAAGGGCATGCTCGCTTCCTCGGTGACCCAGGCGGATTACACGCTTTCGGCCGCCGCGCCGGTGTTCGATCCGATGCCGGGGAGCTACGATCCCCACAACCCGCGCTCCATCGCCCTGGCTTCTGACACGCGCGGAAGTGTCATTCATTACAGCGTCAATGGTTCCGAGCCGCCGAGCTGCTCCAGCCCGGACACGGTTCCGGAGAATGGCGCGCTCCCCATTTTGACGGCCGATGCCATCATTCAAGCGGTCACCTGCAAACAGAACTACGCCACCAGCGCGGTCGTGAGCGCGACCTATTTGGGTGCAAAGTGCGTGGGCGACTTCAACATCCTGTCCGTTCCGGGCCTCCAAGAACTCGCGCGTTGCGAGGAGATCACGGGCAACCTGACGATTGGCGTGAGCGGACTCCTCACCGACCTCGCGCCTCTTGCCCATCTGCGAAGCGTGAACGGCAATTTGACGCTGCAAGGGAACGGAGCGTTGACCTCTTTGCATGGCCTCGAGGCATTGGCGGTCGTCGGGGGCGAGATGATCGTGGCCAGCAACGCGGCGCTCACTCGGATCGACGAGCTGGTCGCGCTGCAAAGCGTCGGCGTCCGACTCATGATCTGGCGCAATGAAGCGTTGACCGAATTGGTCGGCCCGAACAAGCTAACCAAGATCGGATCCCTTTCGATCGCTGGAAACCCGAATCTGCAACACGTCGGTGGGTTCTCCCAGCTCGCGGAGATCGGTGGAAACTTCGTGGTGTCCACGAACGCGGCGCTGATTTCGTTGGATGACATGCCCGCCCTGACCAAGGTCGTCGGCAACGTCGGCTTCTCGTTCAATCGTGCACTCGAGACGCAGTCCGGTTTTACGCGCATGCACGAGGTTGGCGGTAACTTTACCATCGATGGAAATGAGGCGCTGAAAGGGTTTTCGGCGTTTTCGCAGCTCACGACCATCCGTGGCACCCTGCAGGTCTCCAACAATCCCGTGCTGCAGTCGCTTCCGGGCTTTGGCGGATTGACGGCGGCGGGCGGTTTGACCATTCGTCAAAATCTGGCGATGACCGAGATTGGCGGCTTGGACGCGCTCGAATCGGGGTCCACGGAAATCGAGATTGCTTCGAATCCAAAGTTGGTGCGGCTCAATGGGCTCCGTCGAATCCCATCGGCCACGCACATTCGGCTCATCGACAATGCTGCGATGGAGAAGCTCGAGGCGTTCACGGCGCTCACGCAGACCTCGGGGGACGTCAGCATCGTCGGGTGCCTGGGCCTCAAGGACCTCACGGGGCTCGAGGCGCTCGGAAAAATTGGCGGCAATCTCCTGCTCAACGCCGACCACTCGCTCACGAACCTCGATGCGCTCGCCCAGTTCGTGACGCTCGCGGGCTCGCTGACCATCACGCTCAACGAGACGTTGCCCACGTGCCAAGCGGACCGCGTCTACGAGCGACTGCGCGCGCATGGCTACGGCAGCACGCCCGACATCCGCGACAACCACGGCACGGGCACCTGCGACTAG
- a CDS encoding tetratricopeptide repeat-containing serine/threonine protein kinase produces MGQLPGATRPAQNDWLTDKNDDRAPDEGISAERARSLGSSAEQVASRESLPMAPRFLPRGAVVGRYVVDGLLGEGGMGVVYAAYDPELDRKVALKMVRSDSDPSLEGRDRLQREAQAMARLSHPNVVAVHDIGMHDEQLFLAMEYIDGITLRSWLLRESRPVRQILHAFLQAGRGLAAAHASGLVHRDFKPDNVLCDRRERVCVTDFGIAQAIAVPPSMREGHELAADSPWTVGNTRSLIGTPAYMTPEQYRGERADASSDQFSFCVALYEGLYRQLPFAGETWSQLAKAVTEGRVREPPSRSGVAPRVHRAILRGLSVESSKRFASMDELLAALSRNPAARRWRTVGWVAAVGALAAVPLAYRYARSQSQLVCKGSEQKLSGVWDDGRKRAVHDAFIGTHKPFAFEAWTGVERVLDAYARHWVAARADACEATQVRAEQSVSLLDLRMVCFDERLAEMRALTDAFTAADGDVIAKAAAAAQGLTPLVGCSQVKALLGRVAPPSDAAAARAVEDVRGVLVRVNATRLAGKYADAVPVIREATDRAERTGYGPVIAEAHLQEAFLKEAQGDHKGAEAVLYRAAWAADAANDDRSRAEAWTHLVFTAGAAQARHDLAPMLNEQAMSAIKRMGGDDKLEAVRLGNFAVTLGGQQKYDEALAEFERARPLIEKVYGRESVEMITLLNRVANVYLSQRSYERAIETLERARSITESSLGAEHPLNGGILNSLGVLHSNMLRYDESARCFARALELNEQPTAHVNIGDIFNHQGKYEEARRHLERALQQREAQVGPDSPRLIYPLTGLGQAYFGLRDFPRARQTLERALLVKGDPQAGMSLATAKFTLARALTEDPRATAADRKRALVLAEESRTIYQNWKDRSPLDDLDFEAMKHWLSAHGVHP; encoded by the coding sequence ATGGGGCAATTACCCGGCGCGACCCGTCCCGCGCAAAACGATTGGCTGACCGACAAGAACGACGACCGCGCACCCGACGAAGGTATCAGTGCCGAGCGCGCGCGCTCTCTCGGTTCGTCCGCCGAGCAGGTGGCGTCGAGAGAATCGCTGCCGATGGCGCCGCGATTTCTTCCGCGAGGTGCGGTCGTCGGTCGCTACGTGGTCGATGGGCTTTTGGGCGAAGGTGGAATGGGGGTCGTCTATGCGGCCTACGATCCCGAGCTCGATCGCAAGGTGGCACTGAAAATGGTGCGCTCGGATTCCGATCCGAGCCTCGAGGGGCGCGATCGGCTGCAGCGCGAAGCGCAGGCCATGGCGCGGCTTTCCCATCCCAACGTGGTTGCCGTTCACGATATCGGCATGCACGACGAGCAGCTCTTTCTGGCGATGGAGTACATCGATGGGATTACCCTCCGAAGCTGGTTACTTCGCGAGTCGCGTCCCGTACGTCAGATCCTCCATGCGTTCCTCCAGGCGGGTCGCGGGCTCGCAGCGGCCCATGCCAGTGGTCTCGTTCATCGCGATTTCAAGCCGGACAACGTGCTTTGCGATCGGCGTGAGCGCGTGTGTGTGACGGACTTCGGTATTGCACAAGCCATTGCGGTGCCGCCTTCGATGCGGGAAGGGCACGAGCTTGCGGCGGATTCACCTTGGACGGTGGGAAACACCCGCTCACTGATAGGAACACCCGCCTACATGACGCCGGAGCAGTACCGCGGGGAGCGAGCGGACGCCAGCAGCGATCAATTCAGCTTTTGTGTGGCCCTCTACGAGGGACTGTACCGACAGCTGCCGTTCGCGGGCGAGACGTGGTCGCAGCTCGCCAAGGCAGTGACGGAAGGAAGGGTCCGTGAGCCGCCGTCGCGTTCGGGCGTCGCGCCTCGTGTCCATCGAGCGATTTTGCGTGGACTGAGCGTCGAGTCGAGCAAACGATTCGCTTCGATGGACGAATTGCTTGCCGCACTGTCGCGCAATCCGGCGGCTCGTCGCTGGCGTACCGTGGGATGGGTCGCCGCGGTCGGTGCGCTCGCGGCGGTTCCTTTGGCGTATCGCTACGCACGGTCGCAATCGCAATTGGTTTGCAAGGGGTCGGAGCAAAAGCTGTCTGGCGTCTGGGACGACGGGCGCAAGAGGGCCGTGCACGATGCCTTCATCGGGACGCACAAGCCATTCGCGTTCGAAGCGTGGACCGGTGTCGAGCGGGTACTCGATGCCTATGCTCGCCATTGGGTGGCCGCGCGTGCCGACGCCTGTGAGGCCACGCAGGTTCGCGCCGAACAATCCGTCTCCCTGCTTGATTTGCGCATGGTTTGCTTTGACGAGCGCCTCGCCGAAATGCGGGCGCTGACCGACGCTTTTACGGCCGCCGATGGAGATGTCATCGCAAAGGCCGCTGCGGCCGCCCAGGGGCTCACGCCCCTCGTGGGGTGCAGCCAGGTCAAAGCGCTCCTCGGGCGGGTGGCGCCCCCGTCCGATGCCGCGGCCGCGCGCGCCGTGGAGGACGTGCGCGGCGTTCTCGTTCGCGTCAATGCCACCCGACTCGCGGGCAAGTACGCGGATGCTGTCCCGGTGATCCGAGAGGCAACGGATCGCGCCGAGCGCACCGGATACGGACCGGTGATCGCCGAAGCGCACTTGCAAGAGGCTTTCCTGAAGGAGGCACAAGGCGATCACAAAGGCGCCGAGGCCGTGCTTTACCGCGCCGCGTGGGCGGCAGATGCTGCCAACGACGACCGCTCGCGTGCCGAGGCGTGGACGCATCTCGTGTTCACCGCCGGCGCGGCCCAGGCGCGCCACGACCTCGCGCCCATGTTGAATGAGCAGGCCATGTCGGCGATCAAGCGCATGGGGGGCGATGACAAGCTCGAGGCGGTCCGGCTCGGGAATTTCGCGGTGACCTTGGGCGGTCAACAGAAGTACGACGAGGCCCTGGCGGAATTCGAGCGCGCTCGTCCGCTCATCGAGAAGGTGTACGGTCGCGAAAGCGTCGAGATGATCACCTTGTTGAATCGAGTCGCCAATGTGTATCTGAGCCAACGGAGCTATGAGCGAGCCATCGAGACCTTGGAGCGTGCGCGGAGCATCACCGAGTCGTCACTCGGTGCCGAGCATCCGCTGAACGGGGGGATTCTGAACAGTCTCGGCGTGCTGCATAGCAACATGCTCCGATACGACGAATCGGCACGTTGTTTCGCGCGGGCGCTCGAGCTCAACGAGCAGCCCACCGCCCACGTGAACATCGGAGACATTTTCAACCACCAGGGCAAATACGAAGAGGCCCGGCGCCATCTCGAACGTGCTCTCCAGCAGCGCGAAGCACAGGTCGGCCCCGACAGCCCGCGCCTCATTTACCCGCTCACGGGCCTTGGGCAGGCGTACTTCGGGCTTCGCGATTTCCCAAGGGCGCGCCAGACCCTCGAGCGCGCCCTTTTGGTGAAGGGCGATCCGCAGGCGGGGATGAGCCTTGCGACCGCGAAGTTCACGCTTGCTCGCGCGCTCACGGAGGATCCGCGCGCGACGGCGGCCGATCGCAAGCGCGCGCTCGTGCTGGCCGAAGAGTCACGGACCATCTACCAGAACTGGAAAGATCGCAGCCCTCTCGACGACCTCGACTTCGAAGCCATGAAACATTGGCTTTCTGCCCACGGTGTTCATCCCTGA
- the tssC gene encoding type VI secretion system contractile sheath large subunit produces the protein MDGSISALLASQARIDRLIAKIDAMLGEQLDAILHHPEFQALEAAWRGLEFVVNRIESRQGTQVAMWNCSKQELSDDLADAAERTKSRFFRTVYESHYGQHGGVPFAAIFAGFSVTAAFDDVALLRAMASVAAMSHAPVFVDADPGLFAPSKGRHGSPHDAGFEDLSAATDLGAMFEGPSFIKWHDLRTSEDSRYLGILLPRMRLRLPYRDATESADTFVYDETIGGPGDHLWGSATYAFSLRLAESYARDRTAMGLLDTFLTPPPVFEAHEVMGDDACKPPVEVLFSRRLEEALADQGFIPLTCDPVDGSLRFASASSLQMPKTFGRSEGGEQATLNYLLGTRMPYLMFVCRFAHQLKVFQREKLGGHHTREQLQTQLTARLRRYVDTKDNPSAATRFQYPLRGAKVELVDVPGQPGWYGMNVVIRPHVRYRDAEFELDVTGRIDRR, from the coding sequence ATGGATGGGTCGATATCCGCGCTCTTGGCGTCCCAGGCCCGCATCGATCGGTTGATCGCGAAGATCGACGCGATGCTCGGGGAGCAATTGGATGCCATTTTGCACCACCCCGAGTTTCAAGCTTTGGAGGCCGCATGGCGCGGTCTCGAATTCGTGGTGAACCGCATCGAGTCGCGGCAGGGCACCCAGGTGGCGATGTGGAATTGCTCGAAGCAGGAGCTCTCGGACGATCTCGCGGATGCCGCCGAGCGCACCAAGTCGCGCTTCTTTCGGACGGTGTACGAATCGCACTACGGGCAGCACGGTGGTGTGCCTTTCGCTGCGATTTTTGCGGGCTTCTCCGTGACGGCGGCGTTCGACGACGTGGCTCTGCTTCGCGCGATGGCCTCGGTGGCCGCCATGTCGCACGCGCCCGTGTTCGTCGACGCCGATCCGGGGCTGTTCGCGCCATCGAAGGGACGCCATGGCTCGCCGCACGATGCCGGCTTCGAAGACCTGTCGGCGGCCACGGATCTGGGCGCCATGTTCGAGGGACCCTCGTTCATCAAATGGCACGATCTGCGCACCAGCGAGGACAGTCGCTATTTGGGTATTCTCCTCCCGCGCATGCGGCTTCGGCTGCCCTACCGCGACGCCACCGAATCAGCCGATACCTTCGTGTACGACGAGACCATCGGGGGGCCTGGCGATCATCTTTGGGGCAGCGCCACCTATGCGTTCAGCCTGCGGTTGGCCGAGAGCTACGCGCGGGACCGAACGGCCATGGGGTTGCTCGACACGTTCCTCACGCCACCTCCCGTGTTCGAGGCTCACGAGGTGATGGGCGACGACGCGTGCAAGCCTCCCGTCGAGGTGCTGTTCTCGCGCCGTCTCGAGGAAGCGCTGGCGGATCAGGGCTTCATTCCCCTGACGTGCGATCCGGTCGATGGCTCGTTGCGGTTCGCGAGCGCAAGTAGCTTGCAAATGCCGAAGACGTTTGGGCGCTCCGAAGGCGGCGAACAAGCGACATTGAATTATCTGCTCGGTACGCGAATGCCCTATCTGATGTTCGTGTGCCGCTTTGCCCATCAGCTCAAAGTGTTTCAACGCGAAAAACTTGGCGGTCACCACACCCGCGAACAGCTTCAGACGCAATTGACTGCACGATTGAGACGTTATGTCGATACCAAGGACAATCCGTCGGCTGCGACGCGGTTTCAATATCCGCTGCGCGGCGCGAAGGTCGAATTGGTGGACGTCCCGGGACAGCCGGGTTGGTATGGCATGAACGTGGTCATCCGGCCGCATGTGCGTTACCGCGACGCGGAGTTCGAGCTCGACGTGACGGGAAGGATCGATCGGCGATGA